A genomic window from Daphnia carinata strain CSIRO-1 chromosome 9, CSIRO_AGI_Dcar_HiC_V3, whole genome shotgun sequence includes:
- the LOC130688628 gene encoding uncharacterized protein LOC130688628: MACKMLNLNPIFLILLLTLLSSSHGSAIESPLCGGRVFVENTVVIEAPVHENCHWDIQTQDDRILVITALDGNLKEAQDFLAIHDGPGKDSPILLVENQKMHAVSRKDMPEAVYTTQSTASIRFKKAPTSNLQLKIQKAIDCPFSLGTESQCGRVVDAVSCYCATFTQRSHESQTTYCNNHNMKLLTLETYEKERAIHAAWGYEAYFWTSLVDTQREGHWYWQSTSANLYPGYANWCDSQPDDSYDEDCGHINGGLTGCWNDNLCSRALNAICQAIP, encoded by the exons ATGGCCTGCAAAATGTTGAACCtaaatccaatttttcttattttgcttTTGACGCTTTTGAGTTCCAGTCATGGAAGTGCCATCGAATCTCCTC ttTGTGGAGGACGAGTTTTTGTCGAGAATACGGTCGTGATTGAAGCTCCAGTTCACGAAAATTGTCACTGGGACATTCAAACGCAAGACGATCGTATCCTCGTCATCACCGCGCTCGACGGAAACCTCAAAGAAGCTCAGGATTTTCTAGCT ATTCACGACGGACCCGGTAAAGATTCGCCCATTCTACTCGTAGAGAATCAAAAGATGCACGCGGTTTCAAGAAAAGACATGCCAGAGGCCGTGTACACGACACAGTCGACGGCGAGCATCCGATTCAAAAAGGCGCCAACTTCAAATTTACAgctcaaaattcaaaag gcaaTCGATTGTCCCTTCAGTCTGGGAACAGAGAGCCAATGCGGACGAGTAGTCGACGCAGTTTCGTGCTACTGCGCTACTTTCACTCAA AGAAGTCATGAGAGCCAAACGACGTATTGTAACAACCACAATATGAAATTGCTGACGCTGGAAACGTACGAGAAGGAGAGAGCCATTCACGCTGCATGGGGCTATG AAGCCTATTTTTGGACCTCTCTGGTCGATACGCAACGGGAAGGACATTGGTATTGGCAAAGTACAAGCGCAAATTTGTATCCTGGGTATGCAAATTGGTGTGACAGTCAGCCCGATGATAGTTATGATGAAGACTGCGGGCACATCAATGGGGGCTTGACTGGATGCTGGAACGACAATCTTTGCAGCCGTGCATTGAATGCCATCTGTCAAGCCATTCCTTAG
- the LOC132087694 gene encoding CD209 antigen-like protein D has product MACKMLNLNPIFLILLLTLLSSSHGSAIESPLCGGRVFVENTVVIEAPVHENCHWDIQTQDDRILVITALDGNLKEAQDFLAIHDGPGKDSPILLVENQKMHAVSRKDMPEAVYTTQSTASIRFKKAPTSNLKLKIQKAVDCPFNLGTASQCGRVIDDVSCYCASFTERSQTDQRVYCYNHNMELLSLETFEKEQAIHAAWGYWARFWTSLTDAIDEGTWYWESTDTALLPGYSHWCYRQPDDAGLFGGEDCMIINYESDGCWNDADCDNDKYDAICQALP; this is encoded by the exons ATGGCCTGCAAAATGTTGAACCtaaatccaatttttcttattttgcttTTGACGCTTTTGAGTTCCAGTCATGGAAGTGCCATCGAATCTCCTC tttgtgGAGGACGAGTTTTTGTCGAGAATACGGTCGTGATTGAAGCTCCAGTTCACGAAAATTGTCACTGGGACATTCAAACGCAAGACGATCGTATCCTCGTCATCACCGCGCTCGACGGAAACCTCAAAGAAGCTCAGGATTTTCTAGCT ATTCACGACGGACCCGGTAAAGATTCGCCCATTCTACTCGTAGAGAATCAAAAGATGCACGCGGTTTCAAGAAAAGACATGCCAGAGGCCGTGTACACGACACAGTCGACGGCGAGCATCCGATTCAAAAAGGCGCCAACTTCAAATTTAAAgctcaaaattcaaaag gCAGTCGATTGCCCCTTTAATCTTGGAACGGCGAGCCAATGCGGACGAGTCATCGACGACGTTTCGTGCTACTGCGCTAGTTTCACCGAA AGAAGTCAAACGGACCAGAGGGTATATTGCTACAATCACAATATGGAGTTGCTGTCGCTAGAAACGTTCGAGAAAGAGCAAGCCATTCACGCCGCCTGGGGCTATT GGGCCCGTTTTTGGACTTCTCTGACCGATGCGATAGACGAAGGGACTTGGTATTGGGAAAGCACCGACACGGCTTTGCTTCCTGGCTACTCGCATTGGTGTTACAGGCAGCCCGACGACGCTGGACTCTTCGGCGGTGAAGACTGCATGATAATCAATTACGAATCGGATGGATGCTGGAACGACGCCGACTGCGACAATGACAAGTACGACGCTATCTGCCAAGCCCTTCCTTAG
- the LOC130688629 gene encoding CD209 antigen-like protein D has translation MACKMVNIIPIFLILLSTLLSSSHGNAVESPLCGGRVFVENTVVIEAPVHEHCYWDIQTQDDRILVITALNGNLKEAQDFLAIHDGSSKESPILLVENQRMHEVSRKDMPEAVYTTQSTASIRFKKAPTSNLQLKIQKAVDCPFNLGTASQCGRVIDDVSCYCASFTERSQTDQRVYCYNHNMKLLSLETFEKEQAIHAAWGYGARFWTSLTDAIYEGTWYWESTDTALLPGYSHWCYRKPDDAGLFGGEDCMIINYESDGCWNDANCDNDKFDAICQALP, from the exons ATGGCCTGCAAAATGGTGAACAtcattcccatttttttaattttgctcTCGACGCTTTTGAGTTCCAGTCATGGAAATGCCGTCGAGTCTCCTC TTTGTGGAGGACGAGTTTTTGTCGAGAATACGGTCGTGATTGAAGCTCCAGTTCACGAACATTGTTACTGGGATATTCAAACGCAAGACGACCGTATCCTCGTCATCACCGCGCTCAACGGAAACCTCAAAGAAGCTCAAGATTTTCTAGCT ATTCACGACGGATCCAGCAAAGAGTCGCCCATTCTTCTCGTAGAGAATCAAAGGATGCACGAGGTTTCAAGAAAAGATATGCCAGAGGCCGTGTACACGACACAGTCAACGGCGAGCATCCGATTCAAAAAGGCGCCAACTTCAAATTTACAgctcaaaattcaaaag GCAGTCGATTGCCCCTTTAATCTTGGAACGGCGAGCCAATGCGGACGAGTCATCGACGACGTTTCGTGCTACTGCGCTAGTTTCACCGAA AGAAGTCAAACGGACCAGAGGGTATATTGCTACAATCACAATATGAAATTGCTGTCGCTGGAAACGTTCGAGAAAGAGCAAGCCATTCACGCCGCCTGGGGCTATG GGGCCCGTTTTTGGACTTCTCTGACCGATGCGATATACGAAGGGACTTGGTATTGGGAAAGCACCGACACGGCATTGCTTCCTGGTTATTCGCATTGGTGTTACAGGAAGCCCGACGACGCTGGACTCTTCGGCGGTGAAGACTGCATGATAATCAATTACGAATCGGATGGATGCTGGAACGACGCCAACTGCGACAACGACAAGTTCGATGCTATCTGCCAAGCCCTTCCTTAG